One Solanum lycopersicum chromosome 2, SLM_r2.1 genomic region harbors:
- the LOC101262874 gene encoding uncharacterized protein At1g65710-like produces the protein MGSCLSKKSTCSVSSPPLPLVKQNQETLVEKKKVDGQVVRREIFVIKHRISHEEGSNKPNESSAPSRRTSSCNKDEVDTILIQCGRLSRSSSPNRPLPFEANTSRKHSFSKKSDSENSTRVSRSPVRRSESPMKANLASSDANVGPGTMVSVPATVSSLVLDKNTDLISTAHIQRIQVKRNVGVASPRARSRSVSPGKMNLKASTENMNFQQQPLYLSRSNSRKREDDSPFRRNSSSEIDNPVVNETMPFYIQKLNAENINNGKVVLKGTGESLSISKVAPDYGLTNVYAKFKKQLAQEAKALRTVSGNAAVDMVASGSESLAPEVIRRSRSPRLSRDIDINHRVQSTLTQSYTELLLEDIQNFHQKSRNPSFSLPPGAVADFNSTTSSNVSSAFSEDRRSNRTVEHFNKITSACLATNPQSRLAIKNPYAESEVAFSDDSMEPSRIQKYATFGRGTDGGSMEELESSESNSFVGYQRCRFSSSSQEPHSADSTESWTPKSYSRLYMNPLAFQKCTVSDHVPDMDDGKSRMTANKRDSDNQQHGIVHNSSEPRGLHISPMAAAAALTY, from the exons ATGGGGAGTTGTTTGAGCAAGAAGAGCACTTGTTCTGTTTCTTCTCCTCCTCTTCCACTTGTGaaacaaaatcaagaaaccCTTGTAGAAAAGAAGAAAGTAGATGGACAGGTAGTGAGAAGAGAAATCTTTGTTATCAAACACAGGATAAGTCATGAAGAAGGGTCTAATAAACCAAATGAATCTTCTGCACCATCGAGGAGGACTTCGAGTTGTAACAAAGATGAAGTGGATACTATTTTGATACAATGTGGGAGGCTTAGCAGAAGCTCATCTCCCAACAGACCTTTACCTTTTGAAGCTAATACAAGTAGAAAGCACTCTTTTTCCAAGAAAAGTGACAGTGAGAATAGTACAAGGGTGAGTAGATCTCCTGTTAGAAGATCTGAATCACCAATGAAAGCTAATTTGGCTTCTAGTGATGCTAATGTTGGACCAGGAACGATGGTGTCTGTGCCTGCTACTGTTTCATCTCTTGTGTTGGATAAGAATACTGACCTGATTTCTACAGCTCATATTCAGAGGATTCAAGTGAAGAGAAATGTGGGTGTTGCATCTCCTCGTGCTCGGTCACGGTCAGTGTCTCCGGGGAAGATGAATTTGAAGGCGTCAACCGAGAACATGAATTTTCAACAACAGCCCTTGTACCTTAGCCGCAGCAATTCCAGGAAAAGAGAGGATGATTCCCCTTTCAGAAGAAATTCTTCAAGTGAGATTGATAACCCTGTGGTCAATGAAACAATGCCCTTCTATATCCAG AAACTGAATGCAGAAAATATAAACAATGGCAAAGTTGTTTTAAAAGGAACTGGGGAAAGCCTTAGCATCAGCAAAGTAGCTCCAGATTATGGCCTTACAAATGTATATGCCAAATTCAAGAAGCAGCTGGCACAGGAAGCTAAAGCATTGAGAACAGTTTCAGGGAATGCTGCAGTGGATATGGTTGCTTCAGGATCCGAGAGCTTAGCGCCTGAGGTAATAAGAAGAAGCAGGTCACCGAGGCTATCCCGGGACATAGACATTAATCATAGGGTTCAGTCAACTCTTACTCAATCATATACTGAGTTATTGCTTGAGGACATACAAAACTTTCATCAAAAGAGCAGAAACCCTTCATTTTCACTTCCACCTGGTGCAGTTGCTGACTTCAACTCAACTACTAGTTCCAACGTATCCAGTGCTTTCTCTGAAGACAGAAGAAGCAACCGCACAGTCGAGCATTTTAACAAGATTACCAGTGCTTGTTTAGCAACCAATCCTCAGAGTAGGTTAGCAATAAAGAACCCATATGCAGAGTCTGAGGTTGCCTTTAGTGATGACTCAATGGAGCCTTCCAGAATACAGAAGTATGCAACATTTGGAAGGGGAACTGATGGTGGCTCTATGGAAGAGCTAGAATCCTCAGAAAGCAATAGTTTTGTTGGTTATCAACGATGTAGGTTTTCCTCGTCCTCACAAGAACCACATTCAGCTGATTCAACCGAATCTTGGACTCCAAAATCTTACAGTAGGCTGTATATGAATCCATTAGCCTTTCAAAAGTGTACAGTATCTGATCATGTTCCTGATATGGATGATGGTAAAAGTAGAATGACTGCAAATAAGAGGGATTCAGATAACCAGCAACATGGAATAGTTCACAACAGCAGTGAACCTAGAGGACTTCACATATCACCTATGGCAGCAGCAGCTGCTTTGACTTATTAG